In the Flavobacterium pallidum genome, one interval contains:
- a CDS encoding DUF3822 family protein: MPLSIHPMSSSITEKNYRKLIIRAGLEGFSFAVGDTLNERILSFEEVDFSAYTKTHKVEEHYWKAFLEYRELTRMYDEVVVLHDNNLNTFVPSALFDEAYAGSYLQYNTKVFETDLFAFDTIESPEIKNVYVPYVNINNFLIDQFGPFEYRHSNTVLVSALLNLSKNVEEKLVFVHFDEKCFEIVVVQNRKLLLFNSFEYQNAADFIYYLLFTCEQLNLNPENLKLQLLGKITEESELFRMAYKYVRNVSLADVSTLQRRNDFSISQNLQHFILFQL, encoded by the coding sequence TTGCCACTCTCAATCCATCCTATGTCGAGCAGCATCACTGAAAAAAATTACCGGAAGTTGATTATCCGTGCGGGGCTTGAAGGCTTTTCGTTTGCCGTGGGCGATACGCTGAATGAGCGCATACTGTCGTTTGAGGAGGTTGATTTTTCAGCTTATACGAAAACCCACAAGGTGGAAGAACATTACTGGAAAGCGTTCCTGGAATACCGTGAACTCACGCGCATGTATGATGAAGTGGTAGTGCTGCACGACAACAACCTGAACACTTTTGTACCGTCGGCGTTGTTTGATGAAGCGTATGCGGGGAGTTACCTGCAATACAATACCAAGGTTTTTGAGACAGATTTATTTGCATTTGATACGATTGAAAGCCCGGAAATAAAAAATGTATATGTGCCTTATGTGAACATCAATAATTTTTTGATTGACCAGTTTGGGCCCTTTGAATACAGGCATTCGAATACCGTTTTGGTTTCAGCTTTGCTTAACCTTTCGAAAAATGTGGAAGAAAAGCTGGTATTTGTGCATTTCGATGAAAAATGCTTTGAGATTGTCGTGGTACAGAACAGGAAATTGTTGCTTTTCAATTCGTTTGAATACCAGAATGCAGCCGATTTCATCTATTATTTATTGTTTACATGCGAGCAACTGAACCTGAATCCTGAAAACCTGAAACTGCAATTGCTCGGAAAGATTACTGAAGAAAGCGAGTTGTTCCGGATGGCTTACAAATATGTACGAAATGTTTCACTGGCAGATGTTTCGACACTGCAACGCCGCAATGATTTTTCAATCAGCCAGAATTTACAGCATTTTATACTGTTCCAATTATGA
- a CDS encoding RsmD family RNA methyltransferase produces the protein MRIISGKYKGRRISPPKNLPVRPTTDMSKEALFNIINNHFNFNGLKVLDLFAGTGNISYEFASRGSAPIVSVDGDFGCIRFIKQTASEFDFDITPIKSDVFKFLEKHKTSYDFIFADPPYGLDQASFDKIVMMIFENGLLEEDGMMVIEHSKYTPLNHLPNFSFQKSYGGSFFSFFEFESDGNDLEDEEDDSEEE, from the coding sequence ATGAGAATCATTTCAGGCAAATATAAAGGAAGGCGCATCAGTCCGCCCAAGAACCTGCCGGTGCGCCCTACGACCGACATGAGTAAGGAAGCGCTGTTCAATATCATCAACAACCATTTTAATTTTAACGGATTGAAGGTGCTCGACCTTTTTGCAGGAACCGGCAACATCAGTTATGAGTTTGCATCGCGCGGCAGTGCGCCGATAGTGAGCGTTGACGGTGATTTCGGCTGCATCAGGTTTATAAAGCAGACGGCTTCGGAATTTGATTTTGATATTACCCCGATAAAAAGCGACGTGTTCAAATTCCTTGAAAAGCACAAAACATCCTATGATTTTATTTTCGCCGATCCGCCATATGGATTGGACCAGGCATCGTTTGACAAAATCGTGATGATGATTTTTGAAAATGGATTGCTCGAAGAAGACGGCATGATGGTCATTGAGCATTCCAAATATACGCCGCTGAACCATTTGCCGAATTTCTCATTTCAGAAAAGCTACGGCGGTTCGTTCTTCTCGTTTTTTGAATTTGAATCAGATGGAAACGATCTGGAAGACGAGGAAGATGATTCCGAAGAGGAATAA
- a CDS encoding DNA topoisomerase IB, producing the protein MNRLQSKLEKIGRDPKITAKAVGLRYAANFNKGYHRIKTDDGFYYLDEARKKVRNKAVLERFKKLVIPPAWENVWISPYENGHLQVTGIDAKGRKQYRYHANWNKIRNQSKFHRLQNFAAALPLIREQVEADLNRKGLPYEKVVALVVKLIELTNIRIGNDAYKKLYGSFGLTTLQDKHVKFDKSNIYFQFVGKKGVKHKIGLKSVKLLNLVKKCRDIPGQDLFQYYDDDGNHHVIGSADINGYLKNITQQDFTAKDFRLWAGSVNALCAFQSIGEPKNDTDCKRKIVEVMDSVAQKLGNTRSVCRKYYVHPTVIAAYEKGSIWKYKPITKPSSLNEEERILINLLENETIAEVIA; encoded by the coding sequence ATGAACAGGCTGCAATCCAAACTCGAGAAAATCGGGCGTGATCCAAAAATCACCGCCAAGGCTGTAGGGCTTCGATACGCAGCAAATTTCAACAAAGGCTATCACAGGATCAAAACTGATGATGGCTTTTATTATTTGGATGAAGCACGGAAGAAAGTCAGGAATAAGGCTGTGCTCGAACGTTTTAAGAAACTCGTGATTCCGCCTGCGTGGGAAAACGTCTGGATTTCGCCTTATGAAAACGGCCATCTGCAAGTTACGGGAATAGATGCCAAAGGCAGGAAACAATATCGTTATCATGCCAATTGGAACAAGATCAGGAACCAGTCGAAATTTCACCGCCTGCAAAATTTTGCCGCCGCATTGCCTTTGATACGCGAGCAGGTTGAAGCCGATCTGAACAGAAAGGGACTGCCTTATGAAAAAGTTGTGGCTCTGGTGGTAAAGCTCATTGAGCTTACGAACATCAGGATTGGGAATGATGCGTATAAGAAACTGTACGGATCATTCGGATTGACAACGCTTCAGGACAAACACGTAAAATTTGACAAATCGAACATCTATTTCCAGTTTGTCGGAAAGAAAGGCGTGAAGCATAAAATCGGGCTTAAGAGCGTGAAATTATTAAACCTTGTTAAAAAATGCCGCGACATTCCGGGACAGGATTTGTTCCAGTATTATGATGATGACGGGAATCATCATGTCATAGGCTCAGCGGACATCAACGGTTACCTGAAAAATATTACGCAACAGGATTTTACGGCAAAGGATTTTCGGCTTTGGGCCGGAAGCGTGAATGCTTTGTGTGCGTTTCAATCCATCGGTGAACCAAAAAACGATACTGACTGCAAGCGTAAGATTGTTGAAGTGATGGATTCGGTGGCGCAGAAACTTGGGAATACGCGATCCGTATGCCGCAAATATTATGTCCACCCGACAGTGATTGCAGCTTATGAAAAAGGTTCTATCTGGAAATACAAACCCATCACCAAGCCATCTTCATTGAATGAAGAAGAACGGATATTGATCAATTTACTAGAAAACGAAACCATTGCCGAAGTAATCGCATAA
- the dnaX gene encoding DNA polymerase III subunit gamma/tau — protein sequence MEQFVVSARKYRPQTFKDVVGQQAITNTLLNAIETNHLASALLFTGPRGVGKTTCARILARKINQPGYDDPNEDFAFNVFELDAASNNSVDDIRNLIDQVRIPPQTGQFKVYIIDEVHMLSSAAFNAFLKTLEEPPKHAIFILATTEKHKIIPTILSRCQIFDFKRITVKDAKDHLAEVAASQGVVFEDDALHIIAQKADGAMRDALSIFDRVVSYCGNNLTRQAVTENLNVLDYETYINITGLILENKIPELLVAYNEILAKGFDGHHFISGLASHFRDLLVSKNPATLSLLEAGEQAQKLYGAQAVIASQDFLLKAIDIANDCDLKYKVSQNQRLLVELCLMQLASITFDGEKKKLTDI from the coding sequence ATGGAACAATTTGTAGTATCGGCAAGGAAGTACCGCCCACAGACATTCAAGGATGTCGTCGGGCAACAGGCCATTACGAACACTTTGCTCAATGCCATCGAAACCAACCACCTGGCTTCGGCTTTACTTTTTACGGGACCGAGGGGTGTCGGCAAGACCACCTGTGCCAGGATTCTGGCCAGGAAAATCAACCAACCCGGTTATGACGATCCGAACGAGGATTTTGCATTCAATGTTTTTGAACTCGATGCGGCATCTAACAACTCAGTCGATGATATCAGGAACCTCATCGATCAGGTAAGGATTCCGCCACAGACAGGGCAATTTAAGGTCTATATCATCGACGAAGTACACATGCTGTCCTCGGCGGCATTCAATGCTTTCCTGAAAACGCTCGAAGAACCGCCTAAGCATGCCATTTTTATTTTGGCTACGACCGAAAAACATAAAATCATCCCGACGATTTTGTCGCGTTGCCAGATTTTCGACTTTAAAAGGATTACGGTAAAAGATGCCAAAGACCATCTCGCCGAAGTGGCGGCAAGCCAGGGCGTAGTTTTTGAAGACGATGCACTGCATATCATCGCCCAAAAGGCAGATGGCGCGATGCGTGATGCGCTTTCGATCTTTGACCGCGTGGTGTCCTATTGCGGCAATAACCTGACCAGGCAGGCTGTTACAGAAAACCTGAATGTACTTGATTACGAAACTTACATCAACATCACGGGACTTATTTTAGAGAATAAAATCCCGGAATTGCTAGTTGCTTACAATGAAATCCTTGCAAAAGGGTTCGATGGGCATCATTTTATTTCAGGATTGGCTTCACATTTCAGGGATTTGCTGGTTTCCAAAAATCCTGCTACTTTGTCTTTATTGGAGGCAGGAGAACAGGCCCAGAAATTATACGGCGCACAAGCTGTGATAGCATCCCAGGATTTCCTCCTGAAAGCCATTGACATTGCAAATGATTGCGACCTCAAATATAAAGTCTCGCAAAACCAGCGCCTGTTGGTTGAATTGTGCCTGATGCAACTGGCCTCTATCACTTTTGATGGAGAAAAAAAAAAGCTGACGGATATATAA
- a CDS encoding DNA polymerase III subunit gamma/tau, translated as MEIAVEAPEILDSPVVKELQSAIIPEENPIQENIQIPKTNADAPVAKVSALSLASIRAKKELEQSGKAAAKETTELPTEAFSETDMLLQWNKYAQRLSDKGHKIMEALLLINDPKLEGTTIKHELPNEGSAIDFESGKLELLGYLRGKLHNHDITIEVIVNENISSRKAFTPQDRYNRLNEINPSLELLRKTFDLDF; from the coding sequence ATGGAAATTGCGGTGGAAGCACCCGAAATCCTTGATTCACCTGTCGTTAAAGAATTGCAATCAGCCATAATCCCTGAGGAAAACCCAATACAGGAAAATATTCAGATTCCAAAAACCAACGCTGATGCTCCCGTTGCAAAAGTTTCTGCATTATCACTGGCCAGCATCCGTGCGAAAAAAGAATTAGAGCAATCCGGAAAAGCCGCCGCAAAAGAAACGACAGAATTACCTACTGAAGCTTTTTCAGAAACCGATATGCTGCTACAGTGGAATAAATATGCGCAACGTTTAAGCGATAAAGGCCACAAGATCATGGAAGCTTTGTTGCTGATCAACGACCCGAAACTGGAAGGAACCACAATCAAGCATGAATTGCCTAATGAAGGTTCGGCCATTGATTTTGAAAGCGGGAAACTCGAACTTTTGGGATATTTACGCGGCAAGCTACACAACCACGACATTACGATTGAAGTTATCGTGAACGAAAATATCAGCAGCCGCAAAGCATTCACCCCGCAGGACCGTTACAACCGATTGAATGAAATCAATCCGAGCCTGGAATTGTTGCGGAAGACTTTTGATTTGGATTTTTAA
- a CDS encoding TMEM175 family protein: MNKNRLEAFSDGVLAIILTIMVLELKVPEEATFEALKAVFPVFISYILSFIYVGIYWNNHHHMLHSVTRVNGKILWANLHLLFWLSLVPFATGWMGENHFAKATMTVYGVILLMAGVAYWLLQSLIIGSQGENSILKKAIGKDFKGLSSPVLYTIGIIFSFFNEWLSGAVYIFVALMWLVPDKRIERLLEKQ; this comes from the coding sequence ATGAATAAAAACAGGCTCGAAGCATTCAGTGACGGCGTATTGGCCATCATCCTGACGATTATGGTTTTGGAACTTAAAGTTCCTGAGGAAGCGACATTCGAAGCGCTTAAGGCAGTTTTTCCGGTTTTCATAAGCTATATCCTGAGTTTCATTTATGTGGGCATTTATTGGAACAACCACCACCATATGCTGCACAGTGTCACGCGTGTGAATGGTAAAATTCTCTGGGCCAACCTGCACCTGCTTTTCTGGCTTTCGCTGGTACCGTTTGCTACCGGCTGGATGGGTGAAAACCATTTTGCAAAAGCTACGATGACAGTGTATGGTGTAATATTGCTGATGGCAGGTGTGGCTTATTGGTTGCTGCAAAGCCTGATTATAGGCAGCCAGGGCGAGAATTCAATCCTGAAAAAAGCCATTGGAAAAGATTTTAAAGGTTTGTCATCACCCGTGTTGTATACCATTGGGATCATTTTTTCTTTTTTCAATGAATGGCTTTCGGGAGCGGTATATATTTTTGTGGCGCTGATGTGGCTGGTACCGGACAAGCGTATAGAAAGGCTGCTGGAGAAGCAGTAG
- a CDS encoding Ppx/GppA phosphatase family protein, which produces MITVKKYAAIDIGSNAMRLLVSNIIEEEGKETQFSKSALVRVPIRLGQDAFTVGEITEENIERMIDAMKAFKLLMKVHKVEKYMACATSAMREAYNGREVAELIKKKADIKIEIIDGKKEAAIIAATDLHHLVKTDKTYLYVDVGGGSTEFSLFADGKIVASKSFKVGTVRLLNEVVSDIVWQEIEKWIRTNTQEYDTVTLIGSGGNINKLFKMSGKQEEKPLSYIHLNSQYAMLNSLSYEQRISVLGLNPDRADVIIPALRVYLNAMKWSGARSIYVPKIGLSDGIVKAMYYGKI; this is translated from the coding sequence ATGATCACCGTCAAGAAATATGCTGCTATAGACATCGGTTCAAACGCCATGCGGTTGCTCGTATCCAATATTATCGAAGAAGAAGGCAAAGAAACGCAATTCTCTAAAAGTGCCCTGGTCCGCGTGCCGATACGCCTCGGGCAGGATGCATTCACCGTCGGCGAAATTACCGAAGAAAATATCGAACGGATGATTGACGCGATGAAAGCTTTTAAATTGCTGATGAAAGTCCATAAGGTTGAAAAATATATGGCCTGCGCTACTTCTGCAATGCGTGAAGCCTACAATGGGCGTGAAGTAGCGGAACTCATCAAGAAAAAAGCCGACATTAAAATTGAGATTATCGATGGTAAAAAAGAAGCGGCCATCATCGCAGCAACCGATTTGCATCATTTGGTGAAAACAGACAAGACATACCTGTATGTTGATGTGGGCGGCGGCAGTACTGAATTTTCACTTTTTGCAGATGGTAAAATTGTAGCCTCAAAATCGTTTAAAGTCGGTACGGTACGACTCCTGAATGAAGTCGTAAGCGACATTGTATGGCAGGAAATCGAAAAATGGATCCGCACCAATACACAGGAATATGATACTGTGACCTTGATCGGTTCCGGTGGGAATATCAATAAACTATTTAAGATGTCGGGAAAGCAGGAAGAAAAACCGTTGTCCTACATCCACCTGAATTCCCAGTATGCGATGCTGAATTCCCTTTCTTACGAGCAGCGCATTTCAGTTTTAGGCCTAAACCCTGACCGCGCTGATGTAATCATTCCGGCGTTGCGTGTCTATCTAAATGCCATGAAATGGAGCGGTGCGAGAAGCATATATGTGCCTAAGATCGGGCTTTCTGACGGTATCGTAAAAGCCATGTATTACGGAAAAATATAA